The following coding sequences are from one Lipingzhangella halophila window:
- a CDS encoding 4Fe-4S dicluster domain-containing protein: MAIDEEAGGQPGTDQPRMGFFTDTSVCIGCKACEVACKEWNMIPEDGLDFTAMSFDNSGGLGADTWRHVAFVEQREPLGYQETGVGRPEGEPVDLGMPSFERPGDSTGADERGEFRWLMSSDVCKHCTSAACLDVCPTGALFRTEYGTVVVQEDICNGCGYCVPACPYGVIDKRADDGRVWKCTLCYDRLGDGLEPACAKACPTDSIQFGNLDELRERANERVRDLHDAGVSSARLYGDDPQDGVGGAGAFFLLLDEPEVYGLPPDPVVTTRDLPSMWRYAGIAAATLLAGVSATFLGRRRR; encoded by the coding sequence ATGGCCATCGACGAGGAGGCCGGCGGTCAACCCGGCACCGACCAGCCGCGCATGGGTTTCTTCACCGACACCAGCGTGTGTATCGGCTGCAAGGCGTGCGAGGTCGCCTGCAAGGAATGGAACATGATTCCCGAGGACGGCCTGGACTTCACCGCCATGTCGTTCGACAACAGCGGCGGGCTGGGAGCGGACACGTGGCGGCACGTGGCGTTTGTCGAGCAGCGGGAACCCCTGGGCTACCAGGAGACCGGGGTGGGGCGCCCCGAGGGAGAGCCGGTGGATCTGGGAATGCCCTCCTTCGAGCGCCCCGGGGACTCCACCGGCGCCGACGAGCGCGGCGAGTTCCGTTGGCTGATGTCCTCCGACGTGTGCAAGCACTGCACCAGTGCCGCCTGCCTGGACGTGTGCCCCACCGGCGCGCTCTTCCGCACCGAGTACGGGACGGTGGTGGTGCAGGAGGACATCTGCAACGGCTGCGGATACTGCGTGCCCGCCTGCCCCTATGGGGTGATCGATAAGCGAGCGGACGACGGCCGGGTATGGAAGTGCACCCTGTGCTACGACCGGCTCGGCGATGGCCTGGAGCCCGCGTGCGCCAAGGCGTGCCCGACCGACTCCATCCAGTTCGGCAACCTCGACGAGCTCCGTGAGCGGGCCAACGAGCGGGTGCGTGACCTGCACGACGCCGGAGTCTCCTCCGCGCGGCTGTACGGGGACGACCCGCAGGACGGCGTTGGTGGCGCGGGCGCGTTCTTCCTGCTGCTGGACGAGCCGGAGGTCTACGGCCTGCCCCCGGATCCGGTCGTGACCACCCGCGACCTGCCATCGATGTGGAGATACGCCGGCATCGCCGCCGCGACGCTGCTCGCCGGGGTGAGTGCGACGTTCCTGGGAAGGAGGAGGCGGTGA
- the fdh gene encoding formate dehydrogenase, whose protein sequence is MGIRTWIESWPVYRQVKERDPLGRAATAKSARSAELRPRTATADRVVKSVCPFCAVGCAQNVYVRDEEVVQIEGDPDSPISRGRLCPKGSASLQLTTGESRRHTVLYRPAYGHDWQELDLDTAMEMVADRVIRTRREEWQDEHDGLRVARTMGIASLGGATLDNEENYLIKKLLTALGVVQVENQARVCHSSTVAGLGTSFGRGGATTLMQDQQHADCIVIEGSNYAEAHPVGFQWVMEAKARGAAVIHVDPRFSRTSALSDMHVPIRAGTDIAFLGGIINHVISNEKYFYDYLRTFTNAASIVSEDFRDTEDLDGLFSGFSEDTRAYDTTMWRYEGVDIAPASGKRDQHYEARVEDESAVRNSARPEKHGSGGAVIGGDPPEDPTLTHPRCVFQILKRHYERYTPEMVEEICGIPQDMFLRVCDYLTENSGRDRTSVFCYAVGWTQHTVGSQYIRAASILQLLLGNIGRPGGGIQALRGHASIQGSSDVPTLFDLLPGYIPMPHAHEEQTLDDFVVGTSPLRGFWSNMKSYTVSLLKAWWGDKATEDNDFCFDYLPRLTGSHSTYDTVMEQMAGVCKGYFLMGENPAVGSANTRAQRLGMANLDWLVVRDFSLIESATWWKDGPEIESGELRTEDIGTEVFFFPAASHTEKSGTFTNTNRTLQWHDRAVLPKGDARSDLWFMYHLGRIIREKLAGSTDPVDRPILDLTWDYPLEEGDEPDAGAVLAEINGHDADGNHLNRYTQLRDDGSTRCGCWIYCGVYADGVNQAARRKPASEQDWLSAEWAWSWPDNRRILYNRASADADGNPWSPRKALVWWDAENGRWTGHDTPDFEKDKSPGYRPPEGAEGVDALGGTDAFIMQADGKGWLYAPAGLNDGPMPTHYEPQDTPFANLLYHQQRNPTRFVYPHEANRYHPDAETPGSRIFPYVVTTYRLTEHFTAGGMSRWTPYLSELQPEFFCEVGPELAAERGLSHGDWATIVTARNAIEARVLITDRMAPLRVQGRTIHQIGLPYHWGPNGYSAGDSANELFPIVLDPNVHIQEVKAVTADIRPGRRPRGADRSGLVRSYQQSAGITEQTGTEV, encoded by the coding sequence ATGGGTATACGTACGTGGATCGAGTCGTGGCCGGTCTACCGGCAAGTCAAGGAGCGCGACCCTTTAGGGCGCGCCGCCACGGCCAAATCCGCGCGTAGCGCCGAACTGCGGCCCCGCACCGCCACCGCGGACCGTGTTGTGAAGTCGGTGTGCCCGTTCTGCGCGGTGGGGTGCGCGCAGAACGTCTATGTGCGCGACGAAGAGGTCGTGCAGATCGAGGGCGATCCGGACTCCCCGATCAGCAGAGGGCGGTTGTGCCCCAAGGGATCAGCCAGCCTCCAGCTCACCACAGGTGAGTCACGCCGCCACACTGTGCTGTACCGGCCGGCGTACGGGCACGATTGGCAGGAGCTCGACCTGGACACCGCGATGGAGATGGTGGCCGACCGTGTCATCCGGACCCGCCGGGAAGAATGGCAGGACGAGCACGACGGCCTTCGCGTCGCGCGCACAATGGGGATCGCCAGTCTCGGTGGCGCCACCCTTGACAACGAAGAGAACTACCTGATCAAGAAACTGTTGACCGCGCTGGGCGTGGTGCAGGTCGAGAACCAGGCACGCGTCTGCCACAGCTCCACCGTCGCCGGCCTGGGCACGTCCTTCGGGCGTGGCGGCGCCACCACGCTCATGCAGGACCAGCAGCACGCCGACTGCATTGTCATCGAGGGGTCGAACTACGCCGAGGCGCACCCGGTCGGGTTCCAGTGGGTCATGGAGGCCAAGGCGCGCGGGGCCGCCGTCATCCACGTCGACCCGCGGTTCAGCCGCACCAGTGCCCTCTCCGACATGCACGTGCCGATCCGCGCGGGCACGGACATCGCCTTTCTCGGCGGCATCATCAACCACGTCATCTCCAACGAGAAGTACTTCTACGACTACCTGCGCACGTTCACCAACGCCGCGAGCATCGTCAGCGAGGACTTCCGGGACACCGAGGACCTCGACGGGTTGTTCTCCGGGTTCTCCGAGGACACACGGGCCTACGACACCACGATGTGGCGCTACGAGGGGGTGGATATCGCCCCGGCTTCCGGCAAGCGCGACCAGCACTACGAGGCCCGCGTCGAGGACGAGAGCGCGGTCCGCAACTCCGCGCGCCCCGAGAAGCACGGCTCCGGCGGCGCGGTGATCGGGGGAGATCCCCCGGAGGATCCGACGCTCACCCACCCCCGCTGTGTCTTCCAGATCCTCAAACGGCACTACGAGCGCTACACCCCGGAGATGGTCGAGGAGATCTGCGGCATTCCCCAGGACATGTTCCTCCGGGTGTGCGACTACCTGACCGAGAACTCCGGGCGCGACCGCACCAGCGTCTTCTGCTACGCGGTCGGCTGGACCCAGCACACCGTCGGCTCGCAGTACATCCGTGCCGCCTCGATCCTGCAGCTCCTGCTGGGCAACATCGGCCGGCCCGGCGGCGGTATCCAGGCGCTGCGCGGTCACGCCAGCATCCAGGGCTCCAGCGACGTTCCGACCCTGTTCGACCTCCTACCCGGCTACATCCCGATGCCACACGCCCACGAGGAGCAGACGCTGGACGACTTCGTCGTGGGCACCTCACCCCTCAGGGGGTTCTGGTCCAACATGAAGTCCTACACGGTAAGCCTGCTCAAGGCGTGGTGGGGCGACAAGGCGACCGAGGACAACGACTTCTGCTTCGACTACCTGCCGCGGCTCACCGGGTCGCACAGCACCTACGACACGGTCATGGAGCAGATGGCGGGAGTGTGCAAGGGCTACTTCCTCATGGGGGAGAACCCGGCCGTGGGGTCGGCCAACACCCGGGCCCAGCGCCTGGGCATGGCCAACCTCGACTGGCTGGTGGTGCGCGACTTCTCGCTCATCGAGAGCGCCACGTGGTGGAAGGACGGCCCGGAGATCGAGTCGGGCGAGTTGCGCACCGAGGACATCGGAACCGAGGTGTTCTTCTTCCCAGCCGCCTCACACACCGAGAAGTCCGGAACGTTCACCAACACCAACCGAACGTTGCAGTGGCACGACCGCGCCGTCCTGCCCAAGGGCGACGCCCGCAGCGACCTGTGGTTCATGTACCACCTCGGTCGGATCATCCGGGAGAAACTGGCCGGGTCCACCGACCCCGTCGACCGCCCCATACTCGACCTGACCTGGGACTACCCGTTGGAGGAGGGGGACGAGCCGGACGCCGGCGCGGTACTCGCCGAGATCAACGGCCACGACGCCGACGGCAACCACCTGAACCGCTACACCCAGTTGCGGGACGACGGCAGCACCAGATGCGGCTGCTGGATCTACTGCGGCGTGTACGCCGACGGCGTCAACCAGGCGGCGCGCCGTAAACCCGCCTCCGAGCAGGACTGGCTCTCCGCCGAGTGGGCCTGGTCCTGGCCGGACAACCGGCGCATCCTCTACAACAGGGCCTCCGCCGACGCCGACGGCAACCCGTGGAGCCCGCGCAAGGCGCTGGTGTGGTGGGACGCCGAGAACGGGCGCTGGACCGGGCACGACACACCCGACTTCGAGAAGGACAAGTCCCCGGGCTACCGGCCGCCGGAAGGAGCGGAGGGCGTCGACGCGCTGGGAGGGACTGACGCCTTCATCATGCAGGCCGACGGCAAGGGGTGGCTGTACGCGCCGGCGGGTCTCAACGACGGCCCGATGCCCACCCACTACGAGCCCCAAGACACGCCGTTCGCCAACCTGCTGTACCACCAGCAGCGCAATCCGACCCGGTTCGTTTACCCGCATGAGGCCAACCGTTACCACCCCGACGCGGAGACCCCCGGATCCCGGATCTTCCCCTACGTGGTGACGACCTACCGGCTCACCGAGCACTTCACCGCCGGGGGCATGAGCCGCTGGACGCCCTACCTCTCCGAGCTCCAACCGGAGTTCTTCTGCGAGGTGGGGCCCGAGCTCGCCGCTGAGCGGGGGTTGTCCCACGGCGACTGGGCCACCATCGTCACCGCACGCAACGCCATCGAGGCACGCGTGCTGATCACCGACCGGATGGCGCCGCTGCGGGTGCAGGGCCGCACCATCCACCAGATCGGACTGCCCTACCACTGGGGGCCCAACGGCTACTCCGCCGGGGACTCCGCCAACGAGCTGTTCCCGATCGTCCTCGACCCCAACGTACACATCCAGGAGGTCAAGGCAGTGACGGCCGACATCCGACCCGGCCGGCGCCCCCGCGGTGCCGACCGCAGCGGCCTGGTGCGTTCCTACCAGCAGAGCGCTGGCATCACCGAGCAGACCGGTACGGAGGTCTAG
- a CDS encoding DUF1349 domain-containing protein yields the protein MTETVSIPAIPAPLRWLNEPEAWKVAGSDTLEVRAGGGTDLFTDPDGGARYANAPALLTRLEGDYLLSARVRLDLESTYDAAVLVLHADAQHWAKLCLESSPQGHPTIVSVVTRGVSDDCNSHTVDAEDVQLRIARLGPAFAFHARTGDGPWNLIRYFAPGAEPRVGFLAQSPLGQGRTVRFEAIQHSPQRLPDIRSGE from the coding sequence ATGACCGAGACTGTCAGCATCCCGGCGATCCCCGCCCCGCTGCGCTGGCTCAATGAGCCCGAGGCCTGGAAGGTGGCGGGCTCGGACACCCTTGAGGTGCGGGCCGGCGGCGGCACCGACCTGTTCACCGATCCCGACGGCGGCGCACGCTATGCCAACGCCCCGGCGCTGCTCACCCGCCTCGAAGGCGACTATCTGCTCAGTGCGCGGGTGCGCCTGGACCTGGAGTCCACCTACGACGCCGCGGTGCTGGTACTGCACGCCGACGCCCAGCACTGGGCGAAGCTGTGCCTGGAGTCCTCCCCGCAGGGGCACCCCACGATCGTGTCCGTGGTGACCCGCGGGGTGTCCGACGACTGCAACTCCCACACCGTGGACGCGGAGGACGTTCAGCTCCGGATCGCCCGCCTGGGGCCGGCTTTCGCGTTCCACGCCCGCACCGGCGACGGCCCGTGGAACCTTATCCGCTACTTCGCCCCGGGTGCCGAACCCCGCGTGGGGTTCCTGGCGCAGAGCCCGCTCGGCCAGGGCCGCACCGTGCGCTTCGAGGCGATCCAGCACTCCCCCCAGCGCCTCCCCGACATCCGCAGCGGCGAGTGA
- a CDS encoding SAM-dependent methyltransferase produces the protein MTDPWPESGSRHGPELDTTVPHSARIWNYWLGGKDNFAADQEAGKAYQDQAPGIVNMARASRVFLKRAVRYVAAEEGVNQFLDIGTGLPTMDNTHEVAQRVAPQSRIVYVDNDPLVLLHAEALLTSTTHEGVTTYVEADLHDPDKILSEAAKTLDFSQPIALMLMGILGHIHDWDEAKAIVRRLLAELPSGSFLLHYDSTYEVQGEALQQAQEGYDDTGAVPYVLREPTQLAELYAGLDLVEPGQVSCLKWRPEATDIGEPEEVDVHGAVGRKP, from the coding sequence ATGACGGACCCCTGGCCGGAATCAGGTTCGCGCCACGGACCCGAACTCGACACCACCGTTCCGCACTCGGCTCGCATCTGGAACTACTGGCTGGGTGGAAAGGACAACTTCGCCGCAGATCAGGAGGCGGGAAAGGCGTATCAGGACCAGGCACCCGGCATCGTTAACATGGCCCGTGCCTCCCGGGTCTTCCTGAAACGCGCTGTCCGCTACGTCGCCGCCGAAGAGGGCGTCAACCAGTTCCTCGACATCGGCACCGGGTTGCCGACCATGGACAATACCCACGAGGTCGCCCAGCGCGTTGCCCCCCAATCCAGAATCGTCTACGTCGACAACGATCCCCTGGTGCTGCTGCACGCTGAGGCGCTGCTGACCAGTACCACCCATGAAGGTGTGACCACTTACGTCGAGGCCGATCTGCACGACCCCGACAAGATCCTCTCTGAGGCCGCCAAGACACTGGACTTTTCCCAGCCGATCGCGTTGATGCTGATGGGAATCCTGGGCCACATCCACGACTGGGACGAGGCCAAGGCGATCGTGCGGCGGCTGCTGGCCGAGCTTCCCTCCGGCAGTTTCCTGCTGCACTATGACAGCACCTATGAGGTCCAGGGCGAGGCGCTGCAGCAGGCGCAGGAGGGTTACGACGACACCGGTGCGGTGCCCTACGTGCTCCGCGAACCCACCCAGCTCGCCGAACTGTACGCGGGATTGGACCTGGTCGAACCGGGGCAGGTGTCGTGTCTGAAATGGCGGCCGGAGGCCACCGATATCGGTGAGCCCGAGGAGGTTGACGTCCACGGCGCCGTCGGCCGCAAGCCCTGA
- a CDS encoding DUF418 domain-containing protein: MSCWGLGAGTLLHLVALSDPAFGTALRYLAAPLLMLGYIGLIGLLLDRTRRIGAVVRSLRAIGRTALSCYVLQNVLASVVCYGWGLGMAEQMAGKAWLAGLWAVICFFLIAGSRLWLARFERGPVEAFQTALLARIPNRTAGGG, encoded by the coding sequence ATGTCGTGCTGGGGCCTGGGCGCGGGCACCCTCCTACACCTGGTGGCGTTGAGCGACCCGGCGTTCGGTACGGCTTTGCGGTATCTGGCAGCGCCGTTACTCATGCTGGGCTACATCGGGCTGATCGGCCTCCTGCTGGACCGGACCCGCCGCATCGGTGCTGTGGTGCGCTCCTTGAGGGCGATCGGCCGCACCGCGCTGTCCTGCTATGTCCTACAGAATGTCCTCGCCTCGGTGGTCTGCTACGGCTGGGGACTCGGGATGGCGGAGCAGATGGCGGGGAAGGCATGGCTGGCCGGGCTGTGGGCGGTGATCTGCTTCTTCCTCATCGCGGGATCGCGGTTGTGGCTCGCCCGGTTCGAACGCGGTCCGGTGGAAGCCTTCCAGACGGCGCTGCTGGCCCGCATCCCGAACCGCACCGCCGGGGGCGGCTGA
- a CDS encoding ABC transporter ATP-binding protein, with protein MTDRAVAVAPAGANEAVTSGSQEPLLSVRNLVQEYTTRGPGGVKTGVVHAVSDVSFDLMPGETLGIVGETGSGKSTLARAVIQVEKPVSGTVRFQGHELVGMPRRAIRKVRADMQMVYQDPFGSLNPRWRVDDVIAEPLLGHTSMTRQQRTERVDELLDIVGLRPGEYRHRRPLELSGGQAQRVAIARAVALEPALIICDEATSSLDLLIRAQVLNLFEKLRAELNLAYLFIAHDLATVKCVSDRVAVMHLGQLAELGPADSIYAAPRHPYSHALLDSIPVLDTATGIANRPVALPGDPPSPLNPPSGCRFRTRCQRAREVCAEEVPVLTEVDDRHSVACHFPVTPG; from the coding sequence TTGACGGACCGAGCAGTCGCCGTCGCCCCAGCCGGCGCCAACGAAGCCGTGACCAGCGGATCGCAGGAGCCGCTCCTGTCCGTGCGCAACCTCGTCCAGGAGTACACCACCCGCGGTCCCGGCGGTGTGAAGACAGGCGTGGTCCACGCGGTCAGTGACGTGTCGTTCGATCTCATGCCCGGTGAGACGCTCGGCATCGTCGGCGAGACCGGCTCTGGCAAGTCAACGCTCGCGCGTGCGGTCATCCAGGTCGAGAAGCCCGTATCCGGAACAGTGCGCTTCCAGGGACACGAGCTGGTGGGGATGCCAAGACGCGCGATCAGGAAGGTCCGCGCGGACATGCAGATGGTCTACCAGGACCCGTTCGGCTCGCTGAACCCGCGCTGGCGAGTCGACGATGTCATCGCCGAGCCGTTACTGGGCCACACCTCGATGACCCGCCAGCAGCGCACAGAGCGCGTCGACGAGCTCCTCGACATCGTCGGGTTACGGCCCGGCGAGTACCGGCACCGCCGGCCCTTGGAGCTCTCCGGCGGCCAGGCGCAGCGGGTGGCGATCGCCAGGGCCGTCGCACTCGAACCGGCATTGATCATCTGTGACGAGGCGACCTCCTCGTTGGACCTGCTCATCCGGGCGCAGGTGCTCAACCTCTTCGAGAAGCTGCGGGCAGAGCTGAACCTCGCCTACCTGTTCATCGCCCACGACCTGGCGACCGTGAAATGCGTCAGCGATCGGGTCGCCGTCATGCACCTCGGGCAGCTTGCGGAACTGGGGCCCGCCGACAGTATCTATGCTGCGCCCCGGCACCCCTACTCCCACGCCCTTCTGGACTCGATACCCGTCCTGGACACCGCGACCGGTATCGCGAACCGGCCGGTCGCGCTCCCGGGGGACCCCCCGTCACCGCTCAATCCCCCGAGCGGATGCCGGTTTCGGACGAGGTGCCAGCGGGCTCGGGAGGTGTGCGCCGAGGAGGTGCCCGTGCTCACCGAAGTCGATGACCGGCACAGTGTCGCGTGCCACTTCCCGGTAACTCCGGGCTGA
- a CDS encoding ABC transporter ATP-binding protein codes for MSSNTLRATTGAPAPTSNEGSKPVLTVEDLRVTFSRHGRVVHAVNGLSYRIHPGQTLAIIGESGSGKSVSIRALMDLLPPSARIEGSARLNGTELVGLDEKAMRAVRGREIAMVFQDPASSLNPTMSIGNQLIEAIRMHAPIKRREAAEKAVELLNLVRLPSPEKRLKQYPHQLSGGMRQRVVIAIALSCDPKLLIADEATTALDVTTQAQIMELLIDLQERLGMAVIMISHDLALAACYAHEVLVMYAGKAAEYAATGTLFSNVRMPYTQALLGAIPQLSTPAHTQLAVVGGHPPDLGSLPEGCAFRPRCPHSTERCRVEPPLAEHEPGHSYACWHPIARADGLAPDEKERI; via the coding sequence ATGAGCAGCAACACGTTGAGGGCTACCACTGGGGCGCCGGCCCCCACATCCAATGAGGGATCCAAGCCGGTACTGACCGTCGAGGACCTGCGGGTCACGTTCTCCCGCCACGGGCGGGTCGTCCACGCTGTCAACGGGCTGAGCTACCGGATTCACCCCGGCCAGACCCTCGCCATCATCGGTGAGTCCGGATCCGGGAAGTCGGTGAGCATCCGTGCCCTGATGGACCTGCTGCCCCCCAGCGCCCGCATCGAGGGATCAGCGCGGCTCAACGGCACCGAGCTGGTGGGACTGGACGAGAAGGCCATGCGGGCCGTCCGCGGCCGGGAGATCGCCATGGTCTTCCAGGATCCGGCGAGCTCGCTGAACCCGACGATGAGCATCGGTAACCAGCTCATCGAAGCGATCCGCATGCACGCACCGATCAAGCGCCGCGAAGCCGCCGAGAAGGCGGTCGAGCTGCTGAATCTCGTGCGGCTGCCTTCCCCGGAGAAACGGCTCAAGCAGTATCCGCACCAGCTCTCCGGCGGAATGCGCCAACGCGTGGTGATCGCCATAGCCCTGTCCTGCGACCCCAAGCTGCTGATCGCGGACGAGGCGACCACGGCGCTGGACGTCACCACGCAGGCCCAGATCATGGAGTTGCTCATCGACCTCCAGGAACGGCTCGGCATGGCGGTCATCATGATCAGCCACGATCTGGCCCTGGCCGCCTGCTACGCCCATGAGGTGCTGGTGATGTACGCCGGGAAAGCGGCCGAGTACGCCGCTACCGGGACACTTTTCAGCAACGTAAGAATGCCGTACACCCAGGCGCTCCTGGGGGCGATCCCGCAGCTGTCCACTCCCGCGCACACACAGTTGGCCGTCGTCGGTGGACATCCGCCGGACCTGGGCTCGCTGCCCGAGGGGTGTGCTTTCCGGCCCCGTTGTCCGCACAGCACCGAGCGGTGCCGCGTCGAGCCGCCGCTCGCGGAGCACGAACCGGGGCACAGCTACGCGTGTTGGCACCCCATCGCCCGTGCGGACGGCCTCGCCCCGGACGAGAAGGAGAGAATTTGA
- a CDS encoding ABC transporter permease, translating into MAVTSPASAATPPTARATLWAKFQRRIATWISAGVIAFLLIICFLGPFVLPLPPPVGGNVLDSALPPGSPGHLLGTDVNGNDVLSRLIHGGRSSLTVGVIVNIIGLAVGGTLGAIAPYLGGRADTLIMRALDVLIAFPSLVLVIVLAQVLGPSLPNTILALTAFSIPAVARVSRASTLKVMSMPYLQAAELSGSPWWRVLFRHVAPNIAPQLANYAMLGMALVVVTEGALSFLGLGVPPPQPSWGNMIFEAQQSLSATPLLVLWPSLALLVTVLAFNLLGESIRDEVTGR; encoded by the coding sequence ATGGCAGTCACTAGTCCAGCGTCGGCGGCCACGCCGCCCACCGCGCGTGCCACCCTCTGGGCCAAGTTCCAGCGTCGGATCGCGACGTGGATCTCCGCCGGCGTGATCGCGTTTCTGCTGATCATCTGCTTCCTGGGGCCGTTCGTCTTGCCCCTGCCCCCACCGGTCGGTGGCAACGTGCTGGACAGCGCGCTGCCGCCCGGCAGTCCGGGGCACCTTCTCGGCACCGACGTCAACGGGAACGACGTGCTGTCCAGGCTCATACACGGGGGCCGGTCCTCGCTGACGGTCGGCGTCATCGTCAACATCATCGGCCTGGCGGTCGGTGGGACGCTCGGGGCGATCGCCCCCTACCTCGGCGGCAGGGCCGACACCCTCATCATGCGCGCCCTGGACGTGCTCATCGCCTTCCCGTCCCTTGTCCTGGTGATCGTCCTGGCCCAGGTCCTGGGGCCGTCCCTGCCGAACACGATCCTGGCGCTCACCGCGTTCAGCATCCCGGCGGTCGCGCGCGTCTCGCGCGCCTCCACGCTCAAGGTGATGAGCATGCCGTACCTACAGGCCGCGGAACTCAGCGGTAGCCCATGGTGGCGCGTCCTCTTCCGGCACGTGGCGCCGAACATCGCCCCGCAGCTCGCCAACTACGCCATGCTCGGCATGGCCCTGGTGGTCGTCACCGAAGGGGCGCTCAGCTTCCTCGGGCTCGGTGTCCCGCCGCCGCAACCGAGCTGGGGAAACATGATCTTCGAGGCGCAGCAGTCCCTGTCCGCGACACCGCTGCTGGTGCTCTGGCCGAGCCTGGCGCTACTGGTGACCGTGCTGGCTTTCAACCTGCTGGGCGAGAGCATCCGGGATGAGGTGACGGGACGATGA
- a CDS encoding ABC transporter permease — protein sequence MSGATTSAAGDPRTGKHESLVSRIAGSPALRLVARRLLIIIPLLFAVSVLVFLLMEALPGDPARIQAGMDASEEQVEAVRQQMGLDRPGYERYLSWLGGFFTGDLGHSAISGRAVTALLAERLPVTLQMAGMALALSVVMALPLALAAARKPGGVADRFVMVFSMTLLAVPNFVMALLLVLIFAVALSTLPAIGYAPLEEGLWPNLRSMILPVVSLAVPIGCFYARFLRGDLVEQLNAAAYIDTARAKGAGTWRILWLHAFRNSSFGLLTLVGLNVGGLVGGTVIIERIFAMPGMGMLMLEGVISSDVAVVQTCVLIFAAFAVIANLLVDVTYAVLDPRIRYGSH from the coding sequence GTGAGTGGAGCAACGACGTCTGCGGCCGGCGATCCCCGGACCGGGAAGCACGAGAGTCTCGTCTCCCGGATCGCCGGCTCACCCGCCCTCCGGCTGGTCGCCCGCCGACTGTTGATCATCATCCCTCTGCTGTTCGCGGTCAGCGTGCTTGTCTTCCTCCTCATGGAGGCGCTCCCGGGCGACCCCGCACGGATCCAGGCGGGGATGGACGCCTCCGAGGAGCAGGTCGAGGCCGTCCGCCAACAGATGGGGCTCGACCGGCCCGGGTACGAGCGCTACCTCTCGTGGCTCGGCGGGTTTTTCACCGGAGACCTCGGGCATTCCGCCATCAGCGGGCGAGCGGTGACGGCTCTTCTCGCAGAGCGGCTACCGGTCACTCTGCAGATGGCCGGCATGGCGTTGGCCCTGTCAGTCGTCATGGCTCTACCGCTCGCGCTTGCCGCCGCACGCAAGCCCGGCGGCGTCGCGGACCGCTTCGTCATGGTCTTCTCGATGACCCTGTTGGCCGTCCCGAACTTCGTGATGGCCCTCCTGCTCGTGCTGATCTTCGCGGTCGCGCTGAGCACGCTGCCCGCCATCGGCTACGCACCTCTCGAGGAGGGTCTCTGGCCCAACCTCCGCTCCATGATCCTGCCCGTTGTGTCACTGGCGGTGCCGATCGGCTGCTTCTACGCACGCTTCCTCCGCGGCGACCTCGTGGAACAGCTGAACGCGGCGGCGTACATCGACACCGCACGCGCCAAGGGAGCGGGAACGTGGCGGATCCTGTGGCTCCACGCTTTCCGGAACTCGAGTTTCGGGCTGCTCACTCTGGTCGGCCTCAACGTCGGCGGACTGGTCGGCGGCACCGTCATCATCGAGCGCATCTTCGCAATGCCCGGAATGGGCATGCTCATGCTCGAAGGCGTGATCTCCTCCGACGTCGCCGTCGTGCAGACCTGTGTATTGATCTTCGCGGCGTTCGCGGTCATCGCGAACCTGCTCGTCGACGTAACGTACGCCGTCCTCGACCCGAGGATCCGCTATGGCAGTCACTAG